From Pseudomonadota bacterium, a single genomic window includes:
- a CDS encoding efflux transporter outer membrane subunit produces MTHSRKFCFIRSSFRLAMTLLTLTALSACVSLPNVDKVVAQDTEVAWFNEVLASLEGEASFGEPVSVGAQWWTILNDDTLNELVFRALEHNADIHKAQAQLREARAISRQVRSALWPTVNAGASYTWTEQSVNSPNGPSSLIQAGFIDRDLEFWGADLSAQWEVDLFGASRYGARSSYARTSAQSESVRAVKLAAVAQVVAAYVQHTALTARARLLSRNVDTQDQTLSLLEKRLGVGLESRLNVDRASGQLAATRARVPLIEARQRDVVYQLSLLTGWSVADVDHALSSAEPLNTQAIVPQRGVKSALLSRRPDVLAAQYQLFSASFDVGAASARLFPQLLIGAQSGYSSGATSTLFDSDSRLAAIAPTLSLPVFNRGRLRAAREAAQARYAYAVSHYEQTAQAALLDAERQWLNVMATRHNARLLDSAAAANRASAERAQKLYDRGLVSYLELLDAQRQQLLAEDAVVQGVAAADEALVRLFVALGGGWPDDPGG; encoded by the coding sequence ATGACACACTCACGCAAATTTTGTTTTATTCGCTCATCTTTTCGCCTCGCGATGACGCTATTGACGTTGACCGCGTTGTCGGCGTGCGTGAGTCTGCCCAATGTTGACAAGGTCGTGGCGCAAGACACCGAGGTCGCCTGGTTTAATGAAGTGTTGGCCAGTCTCGAGGGCGAGGCTTCGTTTGGCGAACCGGTGTCCGTCGGTGCCCAATGGTGGACGATCTTAAACGACGACACGCTAAACGAGCTGGTGTTTCGCGCACTCGAGCACAACGCGGATATTCACAAGGCCCAAGCACAGCTTCGCGAAGCACGCGCCATCTCGCGGCAGGTGCGCAGTGCCCTCTGGCCAACGGTTAACGCGGGCGCCAGCTACACGTGGACCGAACAAAGTGTGAATTCGCCGAACGGTCCCTCGAGTCTCATTCAGGCCGGGTTTATCGATCGTGACTTGGAATTTTGGGGCGCCGATCTGAGTGCGCAGTGGGAGGTCGATTTATTTGGCGCGAGCCGTTACGGCGCGCGATCGTCATACGCGCGCACATCAGCGCAAAGCGAATCGGTCCGCGCTGTAAAGCTCGCTGCCGTTGCGCAAGTCGTGGCCGCCTATGTTCAACACACTGCACTCACGGCACGAGCCAGGCTGCTGTCGCGCAATGTGGATACTCAGGACCAGACCCTTTCGCTTCTGGAAAAGCGCTTGGGCGTGGGGTTGGAGTCACGACTCAATGTGGATCGCGCGTCCGGTCAGCTCGCAGCCACACGAGCGCGGGTGCCCTTAATCGAAGCTCGCCAGCGTGATGTGGTCTATCAGCTGTCGCTTTTGACGGGTTGGTCGGTAGCGGACGTGGATCACGCGCTGAGTTCGGCCGAACCACTGAACACGCAGGCGATTGTTCCGCAGCGGGGCGTTAAATCGGCGCTGCTGTCGCGCAGACCCGATGTCTTGGCGGCGCAGTATCAGTTGTTCAGTGCCAGCTTCGATGTGGGCGCTGCGAGCGCCAGGCTGTTTCCTCAGCTGCTGATTGGCGCGCAGTCGGGGTATTCGAGCGGCGCGACGTCGACCTTGTTTGACAGCGACAGTCGGTTGGCGGCGATTGCGCCCACACTGTCGTTACCCGTATTTAATCGCGGTCGCTTGCGTGCCGCGCGTGAAGCCGCTCAAGCTCGCTACGCCTACGCCGTCTCTCACTATGAGCAAACTGCCCAGGCGGCGCTGCTGGACGCAGAACGGCAGTGGCTGAATGTGATGGCGACTCGGCACAATGCGCGCTTACTGGATTCGGCCGCCGCCGCCAATCGGGCGTCGGCGGAGCGCGCTCAGAAACTCTATGATCGCGGTCTCGTGTCGTATCTGGAATTACTGGATGCGCAGCGACAGCAGCTTCTGGCTGAAGACGCGGTGGTGCAGGGGGTGGCCGCCGCCGATGAGGCGCTCGTGCGTTTATTTGTCGCGCTGGGTGGTGGCTGGCCCGACGATCCGGGCGGCTAA
- a CDS encoding efflux RND transporter permease subunit — MNTSAPTTALARLFYRNRYALVLSMLVIVLAGWSALTNLPRIEDPRITNRFSRVIALFPGASANRVEALVTDPIEDALEELSEIKKVESWSRANIASLGLELQDWVEQEDTDQIYSKIRSRLQNVAAILPPEATTPILDDKVSAIAYSLIVSINWPADDAPPLNLMNRLAEELADQFRELPGTDVVRLFGAPGEEISVEIDSNELAAMGLTVDDLARRIRAADPKAPAGALRTSESDLLIEVAGELDSTARVASLTVSADGDRIVTLGDIARVERRWRDPPSAIAQTNKARSILVAVHTEPDIRIDQWSARSQEVLDAFKRTRAQGVDVDVVFEQSGYTEARLNTLSSNLLAGAALVMLVVFFGMGWRAALVVGLALPLSASLTLFGLTFTNQQIHQMSIFGMIVAIGLLIDNAIVMTDEIKQLRDRGLKRLEAVQQAVRHLFVPLLASTLTTILAFMPVFLLPGAAGDFVGPIALAVVLALCASFFVSVSIIPAMAGLILPEKQTVSKIAWLHSGLSFEGLGKAYRRALRRALQRPWLTALLCTLLPIAGFVLSGTLNQEFFPAADRDQFEIEIYQPSGTSIYATNELVNEIEHDLSKRAGVNAVHSLTGGTFPTIYYNRIMRLQNDNTHAHIMVYTDDVDDAVRLVPILQEEYGQRFVDAQVLVKPFAQGPPVNSPVGYRLEGPDIETLRQLGDEVRRIMHTVPEIAATRATMASGQANLSLQADDDAVRLSGLSLTQIAAQLQTSLEGQQGGSVLEDIESLPVRVRLAANERNSVSTVGATKILTPASNQWIPLESLGQLALTPEVSAISHYNGKRVNSIYGYLVDGAFAIDVTAKLAAALERERFVLPAGYSIQVEGDAAEQDSALGNLFIYLPVLLMLMISTLVLSFRSVTLGATILVVAVLSVGLGLLALWMGRFALGFNAIIGSVGLIGVAINGTIVVLASIRSSDAASQGDVEAVVNQTAHTTRHILSTTLTTVGGFAPLLLSGGEFWPPLAIVIAGGVLFSIILSLVFAPAAYQALVSLRQQFPALFMDRSTA; from the coding sequence ATGAATACGTCCGCGCCGACAACGGCGCTCGCTCGTTTATTTTACCGCAACCGATACGCGCTGGTGCTGTCGATGCTCGTCATCGTCCTGGCCGGCTGGTCGGCATTGACCAATCTTCCGCGCATCGAAGACCCGCGAATTACCAATCGATTTTCGCGCGTAATTGCCCTGTTTCCAGGAGCGTCCGCGAATCGAGTCGAGGCGCTCGTCACCGATCCAATCGAAGACGCGCTCGAAGAACTATCGGAAATTAAGAAAGTGGAGTCCTGGTCGCGCGCCAATATCGCCTCGTTGGGTCTGGAGCTTCAAGATTGGGTAGAACAGGAGGACACGGATCAAATCTACTCGAAAATTCGCAGTCGACTGCAGAATGTGGCGGCGATATTACCCCCCGAAGCGACCACACCCATTCTTGATGACAAGGTATCGGCCATCGCGTACAGCTTGATCGTGTCGATCAATTGGCCGGCCGACGACGCGCCCCCGCTCAATCTGATGAACCGGCTAGCCGAGGAGCTCGCCGATCAGTTTCGCGAATTACCCGGCACCGATGTCGTGCGTCTGTTCGGTGCCCCTGGCGAAGAAATTTCGGTCGAGATTGATTCAAATGAGCTCGCGGCAATGGGATTGACGGTCGATGATCTAGCGCGACGCATTCGCGCGGCGGACCCCAAAGCGCCCGCCGGTGCACTGCGCACATCTGAATCGGACTTGCTGATTGAAGTCGCCGGCGAATTGGATTCGACGGCGCGCGTGGCCTCTCTTACCGTGTCGGCCGATGGCGATCGCATTGTGACGCTTGGCGACATCGCGCGTGTCGAGCGGCGCTGGCGAGACCCACCTTCCGCTATCGCGCAAACCAACAAGGCCCGCAGTATTTTGGTGGCGGTGCACACCGAACCGGATATTCGTATCGATCAATGGTCAGCGCGTTCACAGGAAGTGCTCGACGCGTTTAAACGCACGCGGGCGCAAGGCGTGGATGTCGATGTGGTGTTTGAACAAAGCGGTTATACCGAAGCGCGCTTGAACACACTGAGTTCGAATCTGTTGGCTGGGGCGGCGCTGGTCATGCTTGTCGTATTTTTTGGCATGGGTTGGCGCGCAGCCCTCGTGGTTGGCCTCGCGTTACCGCTGTCGGCATCGCTCACGTTGTTTGGCCTGACTTTTACTAATCAACAAATTCATCAAATGAGCATCTTTGGCATGATCGTAGCGATCGGGCTGCTGATCGATAACGCCATCGTTATGACGGACGAAATTAAGCAGCTGCGCGATCGCGGGCTCAAACGACTGGAAGCGGTGCAGCAGGCAGTCCGTCATTTATTTGTACCGCTTTTGGCCTCAACGCTCACGACTATTTTGGCGTTCATGCCCGTGTTTTTGCTGCCCGGTGCCGCCGGCGACTTTGTTGGGCCGATTGCGCTCGCGGTGGTGCTGGCGTTGTGCGCGTCGTTTTTTGTGTCGGTGAGCATTATCCCAGCCATGGCCGGTTTGATATTGCCTGAAAAACAAACGGTCTCGAAGATCGCCTGGTTGCATAGCGGCCTGAGCTTTGAGGGATTGGGCAAGGCGTACCGCCGAGCCCTGAGGCGCGCGCTGCAACGTCCCTGGCTCACCGCTCTGTTGTGTACGCTATTACCCATCGCAGGATTTGTGCTGTCAGGCACGCTTAACCAAGAGTTTTTCCCCGCAGCCGACCGCGATCAGTTTGAGATCGAAATCTATCAGCCCTCGGGCACGTCGATCTATGCGACCAATGAGTTGGTTAATGAAATTGAACATGACCTATCCAAGCGAGCGGGCGTCAACGCCGTTCATTCGCTCACGGGCGGCACTTTTCCGACGATTTACTACAACCGAATCATGCGACTGCAAAACGACAATACGCACGCGCACATCATGGTGTACACCGATGACGTTGACGACGCCGTGCGACTGGTGCCCATCTTGCAGGAAGAATATGGTCAGCGATTTGTCGATGCCCAGGTTTTGGTCAAACCGTTCGCGCAGGGTCCGCCGGTGAATTCGCCGGTCGGCTACCGGCTGGAAGGGCCGGATATCGAAACGCTTCGTCAGCTTGGCGATGAGGTTCGACGCATTATGCATACGGTGCCGGAAATCGCGGCGACTCGAGCCACCATGGCCAGTGGTCAAGCCAATTTAAGTTTGCAGGCGGACGATGACGCCGTGCGTTTATCGGGTTTGTCACTCACGCAAATCGCGGCGCAGCTTCAAACCAGTCTGGAGGGGCAGCAAGGCGGGTCTGTTCTCGAGGACATCGAGTCGTTACCGGTGCGGGTTCGCCTAGCGGCCAATGAACGTAACTCAGTGTCAACGGTGGGGGCGACGAAGATACTGACGCCCGCGTCGAATCAGTGGATTCCACTCGAGAGTCTCGGCCAGCTCGCCTTAACACCCGAAGTGAGCGCGATCAGTCACTACAATGGCAAACGCGTTAACAGCATCTATGGTTATCTCGTGGACGGCGCGTTCGCCATCGACGTGACCGCTAAGCTCGCTGCGGCCCTTGAGCGAGAGCGCTTCGTGCTGCCTGCTGGCTACTCGATTCAAGTCGAGGGTGACGCGGCGGAGCAAGATTCAGCGTTGGGGAATCTGTTTATCTACTTGCCCGTTTTGCTCATGCTCATGATCTCCACGCTCGTGTTGTCGTTTCGCAGCGTCACATTGGGTGCCACGATTTTGGTCGTGGCAGTGTTATCGGTTGGGCTCGGGCTGCTCGCACTGTGGATGGGTCGATTCGCACTGGGTTTCAACGCGATCATCGGTAGTGTGGGGCTCATAGGCGTTGCGATTAATGGCACCATCGTCGTGCTCGCCTCAATCCGTTCGAGCGATGCGGCCAGCCAGGGCGATGTCGAGGCGGTGGTGAATCAAACCGCGCACACCACGCGACACATCTTGTCGACGACGTTGACCACTGTCGGCGGGTTTGCGCCGCTATTGCTTTCGGGCGGTGAGTTTTGGCCGCCGCTGGCGATTGTGATTGCGGGCGGCGTGCTGTTTTCGATCATACTGTCGCTCGTTTTCGCCCCCGCGGCTTACCAGGCGCTGGTGTCGCTGCGCCAACAGTTTCCCGCACTCTTCATGGATCGGTCGACGGCATGA
- a CDS encoding efflux RND transporter periplasmic adaptor subunit, with protein sequence MEFITINFRNSGLVPLLLVILLAGCQGDQGAAAAGNDGDHRGVNGTITVATLELSKNDFYTSRSLYTGRVDASRRSELGFELGGRLQTVSVDDGEPVRAGQVLARLDTDRLMAQLAEARAGLQQTRAQAQLTQATLERVNDAREFDGVSQQQYDEAANAAESASAAVSAAQSRLARIEVDLSKSELTAPYDAVVLRRHHDEGQVLSPGQPVFSVQDTGTLEARIGVAGDAAQQLTVGDEQPLIVNDRPLKAHVRAILPRRDTVTRTVEVVFDLMTDAVSADDASQPAQAGDLVQLELRRSIDVVGYWVPLTALVEGDRGLWNTYVVIPDSQVQAPATHRIEARPVEVVYQDGSRAYVKGALDAGDRLIPKGLNRVVPGQQVRLQDGAQR encoded by the coding sequence ATGGAATTTATTACTATTAATTTTAGAAATAGTGGCCTTGTCCCGCTGTTGCTGGTGATCTTGCTCGCGGGTTGCCAGGGGGATCAGGGCGCAGCAGCGGCCGGCAATGACGGCGATCATCGCGGTGTTAACGGCACAATAACGGTGGCGACACTCGAGCTGTCGAAGAACGATTTCTACACCAGCCGGAGTCTGTATACCGGTCGCGTGGACGCGTCGCGTCGCAGCGAGCTGGGCTTTGAGCTGGGCGGCCGATTGCAAACTGTCTCGGTCGACGATGGCGAGCCTGTGCGCGCCGGTCAGGTGCTTGCCCGCTTGGATACCGACCGTTTGATGGCGCAGTTGGCAGAAGCCAGGGCGGGATTGCAGCAGACCCGAGCGCAGGCCCAATTGACGCAGGCCACGCTCGAGCGAGTCAACGATGCGCGCGAATTTGATGGCGTGTCTCAGCAGCAGTACGACGAGGCGGCGAATGCCGCCGAGTCGGCATCGGCGGCGGTCTCGGCCGCACAATCCAGACTTGCGCGTATTGAAGTCGATCTGAGCAAGTCGGAACTCACGGCGCCGTACGATGCGGTGGTGTTGCGCCGGCATCATGATGAAGGGCAGGTGCTCAGTCCCGGCCAACCCGTCTTTTCTGTGCAGGATACCGGCACGCTCGAGGCGCGAATCGGGGTCGCCGGCGATGCCGCGCAACAGCTGACCGTGGGAGACGAGCAGCCGCTTATTGTGAATGATCGACCGCTGAAAGCGCATGTGCGGGCGATTCTCCCTCGGCGAGATACCGTCACACGAACCGTTGAAGTGGTGTTTGATCTGATGACCGACGCCGTCAGCGCAGACGACGCTTCGCAACCCGCGCAGGCCGGTGATCTGGTGCAGCTTGAACTTCGCCGATCGATTGACGTGGTGGGGTATTGGGTGCCCTTGACGGCGTTGGTAGAAGGTGACCGCGGGCTCTGGAACACCTATGTCGTCATTCCCGACAGCCAAGTCCAAGCGCCGGCCACGCACCGCATCGAGGCTCGCCCGGTGGAGGTGGTGTATCAAGATGGATCGCGCGCGTACGTGAAAGGCGCGTTGGACGCCGGAGATCGATTGATTCCCAAAGGGCTGAATCGTGTGGTGCCCGGTCAACAAGTACGCCTTCAAGACGGGGCGCAACGATGA